From the genome of Deinococcus aerolatus, one region includes:
- the ribF gene encoding riboflavin biosynthesis protein RibF — translation MKTYVSPSQRPDTETVVAVGSFDGVHLGHQALIAQLKAKAREHRVPSVVYTFDPPTRVLTQGVEFLSTLPEKLDLLTRYGVDETIAMSFTTEFAARPKEAFLEDLRTLRPRTLVVGEDFHFGRGRAGGVEDLRHVAAEVVALPMHQLAGEDIKSTRIRELLAAGDVDGAGRLLGRHYDAQGVVIQGDQLGRTIGWPTANIGVPDGKALPLGVFAVVVLGDRGERWHGMANVGLRPTVNGKTRRFEVHLFDFEGNLYGKELQVKFFSHLRGEQKFSGLDELQAQLTRDAQEARAVLRDVR, via the coding sequence GTGAAGACCTACGTCTCGCCGTCCCAGCGCCCCGACACTGAAACGGTGGTGGCTGTCGGCTCCTTCGACGGCGTGCATCTGGGGCATCAGGCCCTGATCGCCCAGCTGAAGGCCAAGGCGCGCGAGCACCGCGTGCCCAGCGTGGTCTACACCTTTGATCCGCCCACGCGGGTGCTTACCCAGGGCGTGGAATTCCTGTCCACCCTGCCCGAGAAGCTGGACCTGCTGACCCGCTACGGCGTCGACGAGACCATTGCCATGTCGTTTACCACCGAGTTTGCCGCCCGGCCCAAGGAGGCGTTTCTGGAGGACCTGCGCACCCTGCGCCCGCGCACGCTGGTGGTGGGCGAGGACTTCCACTTCGGGCGCGGCCGGGCCGGGGGCGTGGAGGACCTGCGCCACGTGGCCGCCGAGGTCGTGGCCCTGCCGATGCACCAGCTGGCCGGCGAGGACATCAAGAGCACCCGCATCCGCGAGCTGCTGGCGGCGGGCGACGTGGACGGCGCGGGCCGCCTGCTGGGGCGCCACTACGACGCGCAGGGCGTGGTGATTCAGGGCGATCAGCTGGGCCGCACGATTGGCTGGCCCACCGCCAACATCGGCGTGCCGGACGGCAAGGCGCTGCCGCTGGGGGTATTCGCGGTGGTGGTGCTGGGCGACCGGGGCGAACGCTGGCACGGCATGGCGAACGTGGGGTTGCGGCCCACCGTGAACGGCAAGACCCGGCGCTTCGAGGTCCACCTGTTCGACTTCGAGGGCAACCTCTACGGCAAGGAGTTGCAGGTCAAGTTCTTCTCGCACCTGCGCGGCGAACAGAAGTTTAGCGGCCTGGACGAGCTACAGGCGCAACTGACCCGCGACGCCCAGGAGGCACGGGCGGTCCTCAGGGACGTGCGCTGA
- a CDS encoding ABC transporter ATP-binding protein yields the protein MTKQGAPAIPAIEVRGLSKRYGNHTVLEEVFLNVRPGEVYALTGPNGTGKTTLIRCMTGLAFPTDGEIRLMGRDVHTDGARARAFLGAVVEAPAKFYTQFTGTQNLQIHANLAAMAPGGKRVGRERLREVLALLELTRMADRKVQEYSLGQRQRLGVASAILAEPRVLILDEPTSGLDPLGIGLIHRIVTSLAADGCAVVLSTHHLREIATYAHTVGILTGGRLVDTVDLRARQAAYRFRVDDPVGAAAVLERLPFVRKVGTRTPFAIAHLGGEARVPDALARLSEEGIRVFEASPDHFDLYEYYRERVEQA from the coding sequence GTGACGAAGCAAGGCGCGCCTGCCATCCCCGCCATTGAGGTGCGCGGGCTCAGCAAGAGATACGGAAACCACACTGTCCTAGAAGAGGTCTTCCTGAATGTCCGCCCCGGTGAGGTCTACGCCCTGACCGGCCCCAACGGCACCGGCAAGACCACCCTGATCCGCTGCATGACCGGCCTGGCCTTCCCCACCGACGGCGAGATCCGGCTGATGGGCCGCGACGTGCACACCGACGGCGCCCGCGCCCGCGCGTTCCTGGGGGCGGTGGTGGAGGCCCCGGCCAAGTTCTACACGCAGTTCACCGGCACCCAGAACCTGCAGATCCACGCCAATCTGGCGGCCATGGCCCCCGGCGGCAAGCGGGTGGGCCGTGAGCGCCTGCGTGAGGTACTGGCGCTGCTGGAGCTGACGCGCATGGCCGACCGTAAGGTGCAGGAGTACTCGCTGGGCCAGCGGCAGCGGCTGGGCGTGGCCAGCGCCATTCTGGCCGAACCCCGGGTGCTGATACTCGACGAACCGACCAGCGGTCTCGATCCGCTGGGCATCGGGCTGATTCACCGCATCGTGACCAGCCTGGCCGCCGACGGCTGCGCGGTGGTCCTGAGCACCCACCACCTGCGGGAAATCGCCACCTACGCGCATACCGTGGGCATCCTGACCGGCGGGCGACTGGTGGACACCGTGGATCTGCGGGCCCGGCAGGCGGCCTACCGCTTCCGGGTGGATGACCCGGTGGGCGCGGCGGCGGTGCTGGAACGGCTGCCCTTCGTCCGCAAGGTGGGCACCCGCACGCCGTTTGCCATCGCGCACCTGGGCGGCGAGGCCCGCGTCCCGGACGCCCTGGCCCGCCTGAGCGAGGAAGGCATCCGGGTCTTCGAGGCCAGCCCTGACCATTTCGACCTGTACGAGTATTACCGCGAGCGCGTGGAGCAAGCCTGA
- a CDS encoding ABC transporter permease, whose translation MLTLLLLEFRKLLGSRSAKMALILTFLLPLVWAYAPRLGDVFGVNIISGWQLPAVSLGLTLPLLLPLFIAVTVAETIGSETAQGTLAPLLLRPVDRTRVIASKLIASLAFPFLLVFTTVAGSLLAGIPMGFGTFTGGTGLGPELFVGVGQLSGGEALGQVLRGSLLASVILMPIAALSLLFGVLFLNTAAAALGTFATLIVMQLLVVLPQAVQKILLPYHFKIYAYGAFKGPDDINQGVILLLIYTLGFGLMSVYAFDRRDV comes from the coding sequence ATGCTGACGCTGCTGCTGCTGGAATTCCGCAAGCTGCTGGGCTCGCGCAGCGCCAAGATGGCCCTGATCCTGACTTTTCTGCTGCCGCTGGTCTGGGCCTACGCCCCGCGCCTGGGCGACGTGTTTGGGGTCAACATCATCAGCGGGTGGCAGCTGCCCGCCGTCAGCCTGGGCCTGACCCTGCCGCTGCTGCTGCCGCTGTTCATCGCCGTGACGGTGGCCGAGACCATTGGCTCGGAAACCGCGCAGGGCACGCTGGCACCGCTGCTGCTGCGCCCGGTGGACCGCACCCGGGTCATTGCCAGCAAGCTGATCGCCAGTCTGGCCTTTCCCTTCCTGCTGGTGTTCACCACCGTGGCCGGATCGCTGCTGGCCGGCATTCCAATGGGCTTCGGCACCTTCACGGGCGGCACCGGGCTGGGGCCGGAACTGTTTGTGGGGGTAGGGCAACTGAGCGGCGGCGAGGCGCTGGGGCAGGTGCTGCGCGGCAGTCTGCTGGCCAGCGTGATCCTGATGCCGATTGCCGCGCTATCACTGCTGTTCGGCGTGCTGTTCCTCAACACGGCGGCGGCGGCGCTGGGCACCTTTGCCACCCTGATCGTGATGCAGCTGCTGGTGGTGCTGCCCCAGGCCGTGCAGAAGATCCTGCTGCCCTACCACTTCAAGATCTACGCCTACGGAGCGTTCAAGGGGCCTGACGACATCAACCAGGGCGTGATCCTGCTGCTGATCTACACCCTGGGCTTCGGCCTGATGTCGGTGTACGCCTTCGACCGGCGCGACGTCTAG
- the hutI gene encoding imidazolonepropionase produces the protein MTDTLFTGITELVTPAPGPQRGAAMRDLTVIDRAALLVRDGLIAWVGPDAEAPPATEKHDLGGVAVVPGLVDPHTHAVWAGDRLDDFEARAVGVPYETMLAAGGGIRSSIAATAAATVEELVALARPRLTALQLSGATSTEVKSGYGLDFDAELRMLRTIQSLGREFALTSTLLIHVPPTEGRDAYVRGVCLTLIPEAAARGLATAVDVFCEAEAFSVEETRQIFEAAQAHGLKIKLHADQFRAIGGTELACRMGALSVDHLEASGGPQIAALAASGTVATILPGVTLHLGLPAAPGRALIDAGAVVAVGTDLNPGSSPLFSTALALALAVRLNGLTPAEALTAATVNAAAALGLTDRGSLSVGQRADFLALRGPDWRELPYALGTNPVRDVFVGGVKR, from the coding sequence ATGACTGACACGCTGTTTACCGGCATTACCGAGCTGGTGACCCCGGCCCCTGGCCCCCAGCGCGGCGCGGCCATGCGCGACCTGACGGTGATTGACCGCGCGGCGCTGCTGGTCCGTGATGGCCTGATCGCCTGGGTGGGGCCTGACGCAGAGGCTCCCCCGGCAACCGAAAAGCATGATCTGGGCGGCGTTGCGGTGGTCCCCGGTCTGGTGGACCCGCACACCCACGCGGTCTGGGCCGGGGATCGCCTGGATGACTTCGAGGCGCGTGCGGTGGGCGTTCCCTACGAGACCATGCTGGCGGCGGGCGGCGGCATCCGCTCCAGCATCGCGGCGACGGCGGCGGCCACGGTGGAGGAACTGGTGGCGTTGGCCCGCCCACGCCTGACGGCCCTGCAGCTGTCCGGCGCCACCAGCACCGAGGTCAAGAGCGGCTACGGTCTGGACTTTGACGCCGAGCTGCGGATGCTGCGGACCATTCAGAGCCTGGGCCGCGAGTTTGCCCTGACCTCCACCCTCCTGATTCACGTCCCGCCCACCGAGGGCCGGGACGCCTACGTGCGCGGTGTCTGCTTAACGCTGATTCCCGAAGCCGCCGCCCGAGGGCTCGCCACTGCCGTGGACGTGTTCTGCGAGGCCGAGGCGTTCTCGGTGGAGGAGACACGGCAGATCTTTGAGGCGGCTCAGGCCCACGGCCTCAAGATCAAACTCCACGCCGATCAGTTTCGCGCCATCGGCGGCACCGAACTGGCCTGCCGGATGGGCGCGCTGAGCGTGGATCATCTGGAAGCCAGCGGCGGGCCGCAGATCGCGGCGCTGGCGGCCTCCGGTACGGTGGCCACCATCCTGCCGGGCGTGACCCTGCACCTGGGTCTGCCCGCCGCGCCGGGCCGGGCGCTGATTGACGCGGGCGCGGTGGTGGCCGTGGGCACAGACCTGAATCCCGGCAGCTCGCCGCTGTTCAGCACGGCGCTGGCCCTGGCGCTGGCCGTGCGCCTGAACGGCCTGACCCCCGCCGAGGCCCTGACCGCCGCCACCGTCAACGCCGCCGCCGCGCTGGGGCTGACGGACCGCGGCTCCCTGAGTGTCGGCCAGCGCGCCGATTTCCTGGCCCTGCGCGGCCCCGACTGGCGCGAGCTGCCCTATGCCCTGGGGACCAATCCCGTTCGGGATGTCTTTGTGGGAGGAGTGAAACGATGA
- a CDS encoding DUF6174 domain-containing protein has product MTRPVLLMVLSCLACAQAGGVGGGPGPQSCAPGAVQPGFARLEAELKTARTRWKAARLQNYRYDFARIAAPLRFPDVTVSVEGGRVATVMSVDSLAPDLPGGLTVGPVEALFLEITQAITYQRAQPCADLRVTYDAVDGYPRTFYSGSRFSPLADGYAEWRVTNFSARP; this is encoded by the coding sequence ATGACACGGCCTGTCCTGTTGATGGTCCTGAGCTGTCTCGCCTGCGCCCAGGCGGGCGGTGTGGGGGGCGGCCCTGGCCCCCAGAGCTGCGCTCCTGGCGCTGTTCAACCCGGTTTTGCGCGGCTGGAGGCCGAGTTGAAGACGGCCCGCACCCGTTGGAAGGCGGCGAGGCTTCAGAACTACCGCTACGATTTTGCCCGGATCGCCGCCCCGCTGCGCTTTCCTGATGTGACGGTGTCGGTAGAGGGCGGCCGCGTAGCTACCGTCATGTCCGTGGACTCTCTGGCACCGGACCTTCCCGGAGGGCTCACGGTGGGGCCGGTGGAGGCGCTGTTTCTGGAAATCACGCAGGCCATCACCTACCAGCGCGCCCAGCCCTGCGCCGATCTGCGGGTCACCTACGACGCGGTGGACGGCTACCCGCGCACCTTTTACAGCGGCTCGCGCTTCAGCCCGCTGGCCGACGGCTATGCCGAGTGGCGCGTGACGAACTTCAGCGCACGTCCCTGA
- a CDS encoding bifunctional 3-deoxy-7-phosphoheptulonate synthase/chorismate mutase: protein MTQPRTIEDLRSEIDQINRDLLKLLSQRAAVVAQIGHAKTQEGRPNHYDPAREEQQLRELEALNPGPFTGATVKSLFKEIFKASLALEESNDKKQLLVSRKVKKEDTVLDIDGVRIGGDAPPIIIAGPCSIESEEQMEQTAEYLAGKGVKILRGGAYKPRTSPYGFQGMGVDGLILGSRVARANKMLFVTEVMDTRDVEVVAEYADMLQVGARNMHNFALLREVGRARRPVLLKRGLSATIEEWLYAAEYILSEGNNEVILCERGIRTFEKWTRNTLDLSAVALAKQETHLPVIVDVTHAAGRRDLLIPLAKAALAVGADGIHIEVHPSPATALSDNEQQLDFAGYDRFDEALKPMMKVPAGV, encoded by the coding sequence ATGACACAACCGCGCACCATTGAGGACCTCCGTTCCGAAATTGATCAGATCAACCGTGATCTGTTGAAACTGCTGTCCCAGCGCGCCGCCGTGGTGGCCCAGATCGGCCACGCCAAGACCCAGGAAGGCCGCCCCAACCACTATGACCCGGCCCGCGAGGAGCAGCAGCTGCGCGAGCTGGAGGCGCTGAATCCCGGTCCCTTCACGGGCGCCACGGTCAAGAGCCTCTTCAAGGAGATCTTCAAGGCCAGCCTCGCGCTGGAGGAGAGCAACGACAAGAAGCAGCTGCTGGTATCGCGCAAGGTCAAGAAAGAGGACACCGTGCTGGACATCGACGGCGTGCGCATCGGCGGTGACGCGCCGCCCATCATCATCGCCGGGCCGTGCAGCATTGAATCCGAAGAGCAGATGGAGCAGACCGCCGAGTATCTGGCGGGCAAGGGCGTGAAGATTCTGCGCGGCGGCGCGTACAAGCCGCGCACCAGTCCCTACGGCTTCCAGGGCATGGGCGTGGACGGCCTGATTCTGGGCAGCCGCGTCGCCCGTGCCAACAAAATGCTGTTCGTGACCGAGGTGATGGACACCCGTGACGTGGAAGTGGTGGCCGAGTACGCGGACATGTTGCAGGTGGGCGCACGCAATATGCACAACTTCGCCCTGCTGCGGGAAGTGGGCCGCGCCCGCCGCCCGGTGCTGCTCAAGCGCGGGCTGTCGGCCACCATCGAGGAATGGCTGTACGCGGCCGAGTACATCCTCTCGGAGGGCAACAACGAGGTCATCCTGTGCGAGCGCGGCATCCGCACCTTCGAGAAGTGGACCCGCAACACGCTGGACCTCTCGGCCGTGGCGCTGGCCAAGCAGGAAACCCACCTGCCCGTGATTGTGGACGTGACCCACGCCGCCGGACGCCGGGACCTGCTGATCCCGCTGGCCAAAGCGGCGCTGGCGGTGGGCGCGGACGGCATTCACATCGAGGTGCACCCCAGCCCCGCCACCGCCCTGAGCGACAACGAGCAGCAGCTGGACTTCGCTGGCTACGACAGGTTCGACGAGGCATTGAAACCAATGATGAAGGTGCCTGCGGGCGTCTGA
- a CDS encoding globin domain-containing protein yields MTAPIQLSAGGSLYERIGPEALEALVTRFYALVARDPDLAPIFPDDLTLTAEKQLAFLTGFLGGPPLYHQHFGPPRLRARHLPHAITPTRGQAWLACMARALQDTPQIGEAEARELHAALSRVAAHMVNTPEGKAGQGGKAGQLFSID; encoded by the coding sequence ATGACCGCGCCCATTCAACTTTCTGCGGGCGGCTCACTGTACGAGCGCATTGGACCGGAGGCGCTGGAGGCACTCGTGACCCGCTTCTACGCGCTGGTGGCCCGGGACCCGGACCTCGCCCCGATCTTCCCCGACGATCTGACGCTGACCGCCGAGAAGCAGCTGGCCTTCCTGACCGGCTTTCTGGGCGGGCCGCCGCTATACCACCAGCATTTCGGGCCGCCGCGTCTGCGGGCGCGTCACCTGCCGCATGCCATCACACCCACGCGCGGGCAGGCGTGGCTGGCGTGCATGGCCCGCGCCCTGCAGGACACGCCCCAGATCGGGGAGGCCGAGGCGCGGGAACTGCACGCCGCGCTCTCGCGGGTGGCAGCACACATGGTGAACACGCCGGAGGGCAAAGCCGGGCAGGGCGGGAAAGCTGGACAACTCTTTTCAATTGACTAG
- the hutH gene encoding histidine ammonia-lyase — protein sequence MILDLSVSLEEFIRVVRGGEKVELSGAARERILAARAVVERIVEGGAAVYGINTGFGKFASVRVGQDELQQLQYNLIVSHAIGVGEPLPAEVVRGMLLLRAVSLCQGHSGVRPEVVELLLALLNAGAHPVVPAQGSVGASGDLAPLAHLALALIGLGEIECGGEVRPAADVLNELNLAPLTLQAKEGLALINGTQLMGSLLGLALADARTLLGTANLAAAMTVEALYGSHQPFRADLVGLRPHPGAVAVAAELRGFLRDSEIAPSHAECGKVQDPYSLRAVPQVHGATHDALAQAARVLATEFASVTDNPLVFPEKGEVVSGGNFHGQPLALTADALKVAVAELGSISERRCEQLLNPALSGLPGFLAAHGGLNSGLMIAQYTAAALVSENKVLSHPASVDSIPTSANQEDHVSMGAHGARQLRQILGHVQTVVSIELLCAAQALDFQKLRAGVGAQAAYERIREVVPTMQEDRYYRPDLLRLRELVAGGELLRVARQA from the coding sequence ATGATTCTTGATCTCAGTGTGTCGCTGGAAGAATTCATCCGCGTGGTGCGCGGCGGCGAGAAAGTGGAACTGTCGGGGGCGGCCCGCGAACGCATTCTGGCGGCCCGCGCCGTCGTCGAGCGCATCGTGGAGGGCGGCGCGGCGGTGTACGGCATCAACACCGGCTTCGGCAAGTTCGCCAGCGTGCGGGTGGGCCAGGACGAGCTTCAGCAGCTGCAGTACAACCTGATCGTGTCGCATGCCATCGGGGTGGGCGAGCCGCTGCCCGCCGAGGTGGTGCGCGGCATGCTGCTGCTGCGCGCCGTGTCGCTGTGCCAGGGGCACTCCGGGGTGCGTCCGGAAGTGGTGGAGCTGCTGCTGGCGCTGCTGAACGCGGGAGCGCATCCCGTGGTGCCCGCGCAGGGCAGCGTGGGCGCGTCGGGCGATCTCGCGCCGCTGGCACATCTGGCGCTGGCCCTCATCGGCCTGGGCGAGATCGAGTGCGGCGGTGAGGTGCGCCCCGCCGCTGACGTGCTGAATGAGCTGAACCTCGCGCCGCTGACCCTGCAGGCCAAGGAGGGTCTGGCGTTAATCAACGGCACGCAGCTGATGGGCAGCCTGCTGGGGCTGGCCCTGGCCGACGCCCGCACGCTGCTGGGCACCGCCAATCTGGCGGCGGCGATGACGGTGGAGGCGCTGTACGGCTCGCACCAGCCGTTTCGCGCCGACTTGGTGGGGCTGCGCCCGCATCCCGGCGCGGTGGCGGTGGCGGCCGAGTTGCGCGGCTTCCTGCGCGACTCCGAGATCGCGCCCAGCCACGCCGAATGTGGCAAGGTGCAGGATCCGTATTCCTTGCGGGCGGTGCCGCAGGTTCACGGCGCAACCCACGACGCGCTGGCCCAGGCCGCCCGCGTGCTGGCCACCGAGTTCGCCTCCGTGACCGACAATCCGCTGGTGTTTCCGGAAAAAGGTGAGGTTGTCTCCGGCGGCAACTTTCACGGGCAGCCGCTGGCCCTGACTGCCGACGCCCTGAAGGTGGCGGTGGCCGAGCTGGGCAGCATCAGCGAGCGCCGCTGCGAGCAGCTGCTGAATCCGGCCCTCAGCGGCCTGCCGGGCTTTCTGGCCGCGCACGGTGGCCTCAACAGCGGGCTGATGATCGCGCAGTACACGGCGGCGGCGCTGGTCAGCGAGAACAAGGTGCTCTCGCACCCGGCCAGCGTGGACAGCATTCCCACCAGCGCCAACCAGGAGGATCACGTCAGCATGGGCGCGCACGGCGCCCGTCAGTTGCGCCAGATTCTGGGCCACGTCCAGACGGTGGTCAGCATCGAGCTGCTGTGCGCCGCGCAGGCCCTGGACTTTCAGAAACTGCGCGCCGGTGTCGGGGCCCAGGCCGCCTACGAGCGCATCCGCGAGGTCGTGCCGACGATGCAGGAGGACCGCTACTACCGACCTGATCTGCTGCGCTTGCGGGAGCTAGTGGCGGGGGGCGAACTGCTGAGAGTGGCGCGGCAGGCGTAG
- the tilS gene encoding tRNA lysidine(34) synthetase TilS — MAGVSALPPPLAQPLAPYAGQTVAVGVSGGADSVALLRALLLGGARPVAVHLDHALRPESAADARWVAELAGTLGVAHESARVDVAAVAAARGWNLEDAARRVRYDFLGRMAKGHRAAAILTAHTRRDVAETVLMQVLRGEAVLYGIPLQRGRVRRPWLDVPRADIETFLHALGQGWREDASNADTAFSRAWIRREVMPVLGARFPGAEASLARVAGYAAQDDLALTRLALRLNPHTPLGGQPAAVLRRFVRLRLTEAGLSFHAEHLEVLAGALAAGKTSHLTLPGAREVTATDGRLHLAAQRWPEPDFPLPPGWWRRTRQDGDRIQLSGGTRKLSDVLTDLKVARGDRDAVPLLVSGEGVQWVGVVPAVWAVGAREAAGVVPDPLHTAMGEALALARQAAAEDEVPVGAVVLGPDGRVVGRGRNTSRADGDMTRHAELAALRGAAASLGTGYLTACTLVVTLEPCPMCLGAALEARVGAIVYGAANPKAGALGGVSDVLAAHWGHAPTVTGGVRASEAARLLRATFQAVRARRQEGPG, encoded by the coding sequence ATGGCGGGTGTGTCTGCCCTGCCCCCCCCGCTGGCCCAGCCGCTGGCCCCCTATGCCGGGCAGACGGTGGCCGTGGGTGTGTCGGGCGGGGCGGATTCGGTGGCGTTGCTGCGGGCGCTCCTTCTGGGCGGGGCGCGGCCCGTCGCCGTGCATCTGGACCACGCCCTGCGCCCGGAATCGGCGGCGGACGCCCGCTGGGTGGCGGAACTGGCCGGGACGCTGGGTGTGGCCCACGAGTCGGCGCGGGTGGATGTGGCGGCGGTGGCGGCGGCGCGCGGCTGGAATCTGGAGGACGCTGCACGCCGCGTGCGCTACGACTTCCTGGGACGGATGGCGAAGGGGCACCGCGCCGCCGCGATCCTGACCGCCCACACCCGCCGCGACGTGGCCGAGACAGTGCTGATGCAGGTGCTAAGGGGCGAGGCCGTTCTGTACGGCATTCCCCTACAGCGGGGCCGGGTGCGCCGTCCCTGGCTGGACGTGCCGCGCGCCGATATCGAAACCTTCCTGCACGCGCTGGGTCAGGGCTGGCGCGAGGACGCCTCCAACGCGGACACCGCCTTCAGCCGCGCGTGGATTCGCCGCGAGGTCATGCCTGTGCTGGGCGCCCGCTTTCCGGGGGCCGAGGCGAGTCTGGCGCGGGTGGCAGGCTACGCCGCTCAGGACGATCTTGCGCTGACAAGGCTGGCCCTCCGGCTGAACCCCCACACGCCGCTGGGGGGGCAGCCTGCCGCCGTCCTGCGCCGCTTCGTGCGGCTGCGGCTGACAGAGGCGGGCCTGTCTTTTCATGCCGAACATCTGGAAGTGCTGGCTGGGGCGCTGGCCGCCGGCAAGACCTCGCACCTCACCCTGCCCGGTGCGCGGGAGGTCACGGCGACGGACGGGCGGCTGCATCTGGCGGCGCAGCGCTGGCCCGAGCCGGATTTCCCGCTGCCCCCCGGCTGGTGGCGCCGCACCCGGCAGGATGGGGACCGGATTCAGCTGTCCGGCGGCACGCGCAAGCTCAGCGACGTGTTGACCGATCTCAAGGTGGCGCGTGGGGACCGGGATGCGGTGCCGCTGCTGGTGTCCGGCGAGGGCGTGCAGTGGGTCGGTGTGGTTCCTGCGGTCTGGGCCGTGGGGGCACGGGAGGCGGCGGGTGTGGTCCCGGACCCCCTCCACACCGCGATGGGCGAGGCACTGGCCCTGGCCCGGCAGGCGGCCGCCGAGGACGAAGTGCCGGTGGGCGCGGTGGTGCTGGGGCCGGACGGCCGGGTGGTGGGCCGGGGCCGCAACACATCGCGGGCGGACGGCGACATGACCCGCCATGCCGAACTCGCAGCGCTGCGCGGGGCGGCCGCCTCGCTGGGGACGGGGTACCTGACCGCGTGCACCCTCGTCGTGACCCTGGAACCCTGCCCGATGTGCCTGGGGGCGGCGCTGGAGGCGCGGGTGGGGGCCATCGTCTACGGCGCGGCCAACCCCAAGGCCGGGGCACTGGGCGGCGTGAGCGACGTGCTGGCCGCCCACTGGGGCCAC
- a CDS encoding NUDIX domain-containing protein: MTGDARTIYDGHILKLELLEDKWEVIRHADAVAVLALNDAGEMLLVRQFRRAVNAHTLEAPAGLIDGEELPEAAARRELQEEAGLDGEVRLLTRFYASPGFCDELLYVFQATGLRESKLPHDEDEDIEVVWMAPQKVLDGMREGRIVGSASTLAAALYGVQSLNASGAAAHG, from the coding sequence ATGACTGGCGACGCCCGGACCATCTACGACGGCCACATCCTGAAACTGGAACTGCTTGAGGACAAGTGGGAGGTGATCCGCCACGCCGACGCGGTGGCTGTGCTGGCACTGAACGACGCGGGCGAGATGCTGCTGGTGCGCCAGTTTCGCCGCGCCGTGAACGCCCACACACTGGAAGCCCCGGCGGGCCTGATCGACGGCGAGGAATTGCCTGAGGCAGCGGCCCGTCGCGAGTTGCAGGAGGAGGCTGGGCTGGACGGCGAGGTCAGGCTGCTGACTCGCTTCTACGCCAGCCCGGGCTTCTGCGACGAGCTGCTGTACGTGTTCCAGGCGACCGGGCTGCGCGAGAGCAAGCTGCCCCACGACGAGGACGAGGACATTGAGGTGGTCTGGATGGCGCCGCAGAAGGTGCTGGACGGCATGCGCGAGGGCCGCATCGTGGGCAGCGCGTCCACCCTGGCCGCCGCGCTGTACGGCGTGCAGAGCCTGAACGCCAGCGGCGCGGCGGCGCACGGGTGA
- a CDS encoding 1,4-dihydroxy-6-naphthoate synthase — protein MTLTPPSPAVLQLGYSFCPNDTFIFHALHAGLVPAPLPVREVLEDVQTLNDWAVAGRLPITKISYRAYFGVMDRYVALRAGGALGRGVGPLIVTRGDVADLNGKTVASPGALTTAELLLRLVYPEVKVVRMRYDAVMPAVERGEADGQPISAGLIIHESRFTYPQHGLSRHLDLGAWWEADTGLPLPLGAILVRRDLAPAVQWALNESVRASLDYAYAHPEASRAYIRQHALEMADEVMQAHIDLYVNAFSLDVGEEGTRAVQELRRRAVEVGAVQDSGLPLFVEQP, from the coding sequence ATGACCCTCACGCCCCCCTCCCCCGCAGTTCTGCAGCTGGGCTATTCCTTCTGCCCCAACGACACCTTCATCTTCCACGCGCTGCACGCCGGGCTTGTTCCTGCGCCCCTGCCGGTGCGCGAGGTGCTGGAAGACGTACAGACCCTCAACGACTGGGCGGTGGCGGGCCGCCTGCCCATCACCAAGATCAGCTACCGCGCCTACTTCGGCGTAATGGACCGCTACGTGGCCCTGCGCGCGGGCGGAGCGCTGGGGCGCGGCGTGGGACCGCTGATCGTGACGCGCGGCGACGTGGCGGACCTGAACGGCAAGACGGTGGCCTCGCCCGGCGCGCTGACCACCGCCGAGCTGCTGCTGCGGCTGGTCTACCCCGAAGTGAAGGTGGTGCGGATGCGTTACGACGCGGTGATGCCCGCCGTGGAGCGCGGCGAGGCCGATGGACAGCCGATCAGCGCGGGCCTGATCATCCACGAGTCGCGCTTCACCTACCCGCAGCACGGGTTGAGCCGGCACCTGGACCTGGGCGCGTGGTGGGAGGCTGACACGGGCCTGCCCCTGCCGCTGGGCGCGATCCTGGTCCGCCGCGACCTGGCCCCGGCTGTACAGTGGGCGCTGAATGAATCGGTACGGGCCAGCCTGGACTACGCCTACGCACACCCGGAAGCCTCACGCGCGTACATCCGGCAACATGCGCTGGAAATGGCCGACGAGGTCATGCAGGCGCACATTGACCTGTACGTGAACGCCTTCAGTCTGGACGTGGGCGAGGAAGGCACGCGTGCTGTACAGGAGCTGCGCCGCCGGGCCGTGGAGGTGGGGGCGGTGCAGGACTCGGGATTGCCGCTGTTTGTGGAACAGCCCTGA